A single region of the Thunnus maccoyii chromosome 10, fThuMac1.1, whole genome shotgun sequence genome encodes:
- the igflr1 gene encoding IGF-like family receptor 1 isoform X2, whose product MEGYSKKCKDLTTRFDSGTKQCVPCEKPKPGRELTPNCGYDDNKGRHETSTKSCKINFFNDGSKAFCQPCTSCPTGFQTVSPCNATTDTQCQDLRLTTEDPARETTTTTTIATTSQRVSTFFSKASTIQTKEESSLTPHATSHDVPWALHFAILIAIMLVALFGFIIYMKRKRGRNTSYGTSLTRRSSCMNVGFYPLSALPESDLEDILRPDIISAPLQTVLDNLDVLEELVILLDPESHGVKNTKHLASHCSFPSTWITYTYSMKDSKSPLKAVLEGVTSRHPDWTVGHLAKLLRHIERNDAIAPLAKLRFN is encoded by the exons ATGGAGGGGTACTCTAAAAAGTGCAAGGATCTGACGACTCGCTTTGATTCGGGTACAAAACAGTGTGTCCCGTGTGAGAAGCCAAAACCAG GAAGAGAACTTACCCCTAACTGTGGCTATGATGACAACAAAGGTCGACATGAGACATCCACCAAAAGTTGCAAAATCAACTTTTTTAATGATGGCAGCAAAGCATTCTGTCAACCATGCACCTCATGTCCGACTGGTTTTCAAACTGTGAGCCCCTGCAACGCAACTACCGATACCCAGTGCCAAGACCTACG TTTGACCACCGAAGATCCTGCCAGA gaaacaactacaacaacaacaatagcaaCAACATCTCAGCGTGTTTCAACTTTTTTCAGCAAGGCATCAACG attcAGACGAAGGAAGAATCCAGCTTAACACCTCATGCAACCAGTCATGATGTGCCAT gGGCATTACATTTTGCCATCCTAATTGCCATCATGCTTGTTGCACTATTTGGTTTCATAATCTAcatgaagaggaaaagag GCAGGAACACAAGCTATGGAACAAGTTTGACCAGAAGATCATCATGCATGAATGTAGGGTTCTATCCCCTCTCTGCCCTACCTGAAAGTGATCTGGAGGACATTCTGA GGCCTGACATCATATCAGCACCTCTACAGACTGTGCTGGACAACCTGGATGTTTTGGAGGAGCTGGTTATTTTGTTGGATCCAGAGAGCCATGGCGTCAAGAACACCAAACATCTTGCATCTCACTGCTCCTTCCCGTCCACCTGGATCACGTACACCTATTCTATGAAGGACAGTAAGAGCCCTCTTAAAGCTGTGCTGGAAGGGGTCACTAGCAGGCACCCTGACTGGACAGTGGGGCATCTGGCAAAGCTGCTCAGACATATAGAGCGCAATGATGCCATTGCCCCCCTTGCAAAACTCAGATTTAATTAG
- the igflr1 gene encoding IGF-like family receptor 1 isoform X1: protein MEGYSKKCKDLTTRFDSGTKQCVPCEKPKPGRELTPNCGYDDNKGRHETSTKSCKINFFNDGSKAFCQPCTSCPTGFQTVSPCNATTDTQCQDLRSLTTEDPARETTTTTTIATTSQRVSTFFSKASTIQTKEESSLTPHATSHDVPWALHFAILIAIMLVALFGFIIYMKRKRGRNTSYGTSLTRRSSCMNVGFYPLSALPESDLEDILRPDIISAPLQTVLDNLDVLEELVILLDPESHGVKNTKHLASHCSFPSTWITYTYSMKDSKSPLKAVLEGVTSRHPDWTVGHLAKLLRHIERNDAIAPLAKLRFN, encoded by the exons ATGGAGGGGTACTCTAAAAAGTGCAAGGATCTGACGACTCGCTTTGATTCGGGTACAAAACAGTGTGTCCCGTGTGAGAAGCCAAAACCAG GAAGAGAACTTACCCCTAACTGTGGCTATGATGACAACAAAGGTCGACATGAGACATCCACCAAAAGTTGCAAAATCAACTTTTTTAATGATGGCAGCAAAGCATTCTGTCAACCATGCACCTCATGTCCGACTGGTTTTCAAACTGTGAGCCCCTGCAACGCAACTACCGATACCCAGTGCCAAGACCTACG AAGTTTGACCACCGAAGATCCTGCCAGA gaaacaactacaacaacaacaatagcaaCAACATCTCAGCGTGTTTCAACTTTTTTCAGCAAGGCATCAACG attcAGACGAAGGAAGAATCCAGCTTAACACCTCATGCAACCAGTCATGATGTGCCAT gGGCATTACATTTTGCCATCCTAATTGCCATCATGCTTGTTGCACTATTTGGTTTCATAATCTAcatgaagaggaaaagag GCAGGAACACAAGCTATGGAACAAGTTTGACCAGAAGATCATCATGCATGAATGTAGGGTTCTATCCCCTCTCTGCCCTACCTGAAAGTGATCTGGAGGACATTCTGA GGCCTGACATCATATCAGCACCTCTACAGACTGTGCTGGACAACCTGGATGTTTTGGAGGAGCTGGTTATTTTGTTGGATCCAGAGAGCCATGGCGTCAAGAACACCAAACATCTTGCATCTCACTGCTCCTTCCCGTCCACCTGGATCACGTACACCTATTCTATGAAGGACAGTAAGAGCCCTCTTAAAGCTGTGCTGGAAGGGGTCACTAGCAGGCACCCTGACTGGACAGTGGGGCATCTGGCAAAGCTGCTCAGACATATAGAGCGCAATGATGCCATTGCCCCCCTTGCAAAACTCAGATTTAATTAG
- the LOC121905285 gene encoding G protein-activated inward rectifier potassium channel 2-like isoform X2, producing the protein MYPGARRDFNFETRGSPGSIGTTAMWPPGSTQDETRGQPNQPKSLMVVHSTPSGEKIQCESYLINKNTEFSLPLPDIMPGAFPELATAKRHHKSITDIPYRGSICLLPPPLGFTDREQAFLRRCSLRETNTVSRYPRHALSVPNMESPSSLHVINNSPLHSTPLSPVHSNMSSPAREIDSLAKARSKLLESDCDQTPTIPAETREQLRYISKDGKCRVNLCHISERGRFLSDIFTSFVDLQYRWFLFVFMMCYITTWLLFAGLYFLNASFRGDVGQERPVSITKDHLLDQRPCYLGVDGFISALLFSVETQRTIGYGSRTVSPTCHEGVLLVMMQCIIGSMIDALMVGCMFVKISRPKKRAETLLFSRTCVIANRDDQLCLMFRLGDLRESHMVDAKVRAKLIKSRQTTEGMMCQAKTSYIETEIEWGARFEPCMTLEKGSFRVDLRRFHTTYQVPLPHCSASQAHQLMVLTDCKLQDSKACRDWRILAEEKTDEDKDKQPAHGGYTIDNIQEERVSEGNECEGSAEKGLP; encoded by the exons ATGTATCCTGGTGCTAGAAGAGACTTTAACTTTGAAACCAGAGGGTCCCCTGGATCCATTGGGACAACAGCCATGTGGCCTCCAGGGTCCACCCAGGATGAGACAAGGGGACAGCCCAATCAGCCAAAATCTCTCATGGTCGTCCATTCCACACCATCGGGGGAGAAAATTCAATGCGAGAGCTACTTAATAAAT aaaaacacagagttCTCACTTCCTCTCCCAGACATCATGCCAGGAGCTTTTCCTGAGCTTGCTACAGCCAAGCGGCACCATAAAAGTATAACAGACATTCCTTATCGTGGAAGCATTTGCTTGCTCCCTCCTCCCCTTGGTTTCACAGATAGAGAGCAAGCCTTTTTGCGCCGCTGCTCACTGAGAGAGACCAACACGGTTTCACGGTACCCTCGCCATGCCCTCAGTGTGCCTAATATGGAGAGTCCTAGCTCCCTTCATGTCATTAACAACAGTCCTCTTCATAGTACCCCGCTCTCACCTGTGCACAGCAACATGTCAAGCCCTGCTAGAGAGATAGACAGCCTGGCCAAGGCCCGGAGTAAACTTCTGGAGAGTGACTGTGACCAAACCCCCACCATTCCTGCAGAAACCAGGGAGCAACTTCGCTACATCTCCAAGGATGGAAAGTGTCGTGTCAACCTGTGTCACATTTCTGAGAGGGGCCGTTTCCTGTCTGACATCTTTACCTCTTTTGTGGACCTTCAGTACCGCTGGTTTCTATTCGTATTCATGATGTGCTACATCACCACCTGGTTATTGTTTGCTGGACTGTATTTCTTGAATGCTTCCTTCCGAGGTGATGTAGGACAAGAGCGACCCGTCAGCATCACTAAAGACCATCTCCTTGACCAAAGGCCCTGCTACTTAGGTGTTGATGGCTTCATCTCAGCTCTACTCTTCTCTGTGGAGACGCAGCGCACCATTGGTTATGGGTCACGCACTGTGTCCCCTACCTGCCATGAGGGTGTGCTGCTGGTCATGATGCAGTGTATTATAGGGTCCATGATAGATGCTCTAATGGTGGGTTGCATGTTTGTCAAAATATCTCGACCTAAAAAGCGGGCTGAGACACTTCTTTTTAGTCGCACTTGTGTTATCGCCAACCGTGATGATCAGCTATGTTTAATGTTCCGGCTGGGGGACCTGAGAGAAAGCCACATGGTGGATGCTAAGGTCCGTGCAAAGTTAATTAAGTCCCGACAAACAACTGAGG GCATGATGTGTCAAGCCAAGACATCCTATATTGAAACAGAGATTGAGTGGGGTGCTCGCTTTGAACCCTGCATGACACTGGAGAAGGGCTCGTTCAGAGTCGACCTGCGTCGGTTCCACACCACCTACCAGGTACCGTTACCACACTGCAGTGCCAGCCAGGCGCACCAGTTAATGGTTCTGACTGACTGTAAACTTCAAGACTCCAAAGCCTGCAGAGACTGGAGAATTTTAGcagaagaaaagacagatgaaGACAAAGACAAGCAACCAGCACATGGAGGATACACTATTGATAATATTCAGGAGGAGAGAGTATCTGAAGGGAATGAGTGTGAAGGGAGTGCAGAAAAAGGCTTGCCATGA
- the LOC121905285 gene encoding G protein-activated inward rectifier potassium channel 3-like isoform X1 — protein sequence MYPGARRDFNFETRGSPGSIGTTAMWPPGSTQDETRGQPNQPKSLMVVHSTPSGEKIQCESYLINKNTEFSLPLPDIMPGAFPELATAKRHHKSITDIPYRGSICLLPPPLGFTDREQAFLRRCSLRETNTVSRYPRHALSVPNMESPSSLHVINNSPLHSTPLSPVHSNMSSPAREIDSLAKARSKLLESDCDQTPTIPAETREQLRYISKDGKCRVNLCHISERGRFLSDIFTSFVDLQYRWFLFVFMMCYITTWLLFAGLYFLNASFRGDVGQERPVSITKDHLLDQRPCYLGVDGFISALLFSVETQRTIGYGSRTVSPTCHEGVLLVMMQCIIGSMIDALMVGCMFVKISRPKKRAETLLFSRTCVIANRDDQLCLMFRLGDLRESHMVDAKVRAKLIKSRQTTEGEFLPLEQTEIDLGYETGSDRLFLVEPQVIQHNIDSNSPLWEFGPEQLRRQQFEIIVILEGIVEATGMMCQAKTSYIETEIEWGARFEPCMTLEKGSFRVDLRRFHTTYQVPLPHCSASQAHQLMVLTDCKLQDSKACRDWRILAEEKTDEDKDKQPAHGGYTIDNIQEERVSEGNECEGSAEKGLP from the exons ATGTATCCTGGTGCTAGAAGAGACTTTAACTTTGAAACCAGAGGGTCCCCTGGATCCATTGGGACAACAGCCATGTGGCCTCCAGGGTCCACCCAGGATGAGACAAGGGGACAGCCCAATCAGCCAAAATCTCTCATGGTCGTCCATTCCACACCATCGGGGGAGAAAATTCAATGCGAGAGCTACTTAATAAAT aaaaacacagagttCTCACTTCCTCTCCCAGACATCATGCCAGGAGCTTTTCCTGAGCTTGCTACAGCCAAGCGGCACCATAAAAGTATAACAGACATTCCTTATCGTGGAAGCATTTGCTTGCTCCCTCCTCCCCTTGGTTTCACAGATAGAGAGCAAGCCTTTTTGCGCCGCTGCTCACTGAGAGAGACCAACACGGTTTCACGGTACCCTCGCCATGCCCTCAGTGTGCCTAATATGGAGAGTCCTAGCTCCCTTCATGTCATTAACAACAGTCCTCTTCATAGTACCCCGCTCTCACCTGTGCACAGCAACATGTCAAGCCCTGCTAGAGAGATAGACAGCCTGGCCAAGGCCCGGAGTAAACTTCTGGAGAGTGACTGTGACCAAACCCCCACCATTCCTGCAGAAACCAGGGAGCAACTTCGCTACATCTCCAAGGATGGAAAGTGTCGTGTCAACCTGTGTCACATTTCTGAGAGGGGCCGTTTCCTGTCTGACATCTTTACCTCTTTTGTGGACCTTCAGTACCGCTGGTTTCTATTCGTATTCATGATGTGCTACATCACCACCTGGTTATTGTTTGCTGGACTGTATTTCTTGAATGCTTCCTTCCGAGGTGATGTAGGACAAGAGCGACCCGTCAGCATCACTAAAGACCATCTCCTTGACCAAAGGCCCTGCTACTTAGGTGTTGATGGCTTCATCTCAGCTCTACTCTTCTCTGTGGAGACGCAGCGCACCATTGGTTATGGGTCACGCACTGTGTCCCCTACCTGCCATGAGGGTGTGCTGCTGGTCATGATGCAGTGTATTATAGGGTCCATGATAGATGCTCTAATGGTGGGTTGCATGTTTGTCAAAATATCTCGACCTAAAAAGCGGGCTGAGACACTTCTTTTTAGTCGCACTTGTGTTATCGCCAACCGTGATGATCAGCTATGTTTAATGTTCCGGCTGGGGGACCTGAGAGAAAGCCACATGGTGGATGCTAAGGTCCGTGCAAAGTTAATTAAGTCCCGACAAACAACTGAGGGTGAGTTCCTGCCACTTGAGCAGACAGAGATTGACCTTGGTTATGAAACAGGGTCAGACCGACTCTTTCTGGTAGAGCCTCAAGTCATCCAGCACAACATTGACTCCAATAGTCCACTCTGGGAATTTGGCCCCGAACAGCTTAGACGACAACAGTTTGAGATAATTGTTATCTTGGAAGGAATTGTTGAGGCCACAG GCATGATGTGTCAAGCCAAGACATCCTATATTGAAACAGAGATTGAGTGGGGTGCTCGCTTTGAACCCTGCATGACACTGGAGAAGGGCTCGTTCAGAGTCGACCTGCGTCGGTTCCACACCACCTACCAGGTACCGTTACCACACTGCAGTGCCAGCCAGGCGCACCAGTTAATGGTTCTGACTGACTGTAAACTTCAAGACTCCAAAGCCTGCAGAGACTGGAGAATTTTAGcagaagaaaagacagatgaaGACAAAGACAAGCAACCAGCACATGGAGGATACACTATTGATAATATTCAGGAGGAGAGAGTATCTGAAGGGAATGAGTGTGAAGGGAGTGCAGAAAAAGGCTTGCCATGA